Proteins co-encoded in one Brassica oleracea var. oleracea cultivar TO1000 chromosome C4, BOL, whole genome shotgun sequence genomic window:
- the LOC106342261 gene encoding paired amphipathic helix protein Sin3-like 5 produces the protein MKRVREEVYVEAQTRGQTVSSRGETNGSRPLTIGGGGDMGGLTTNDALSYLKAVKDMFQDKKDKYDTFLELMKEFKAQRVNTDGVIEKVKELFKGYDDLLLGFNTFLPKGYRITLPEKKPVAFEEAIDFVNKIKARFGNDVRAYRRFLDILNIYKKEGKSISSVYQEVTLLFQGHEDLLAEFVSFLPNNSGSGSGSAQHPLSARNALPAMHPMHFDKRMKFGSRPDEYTDQREDGDENLVAAGDSRGKSLNQGQWRQVEDNEDGHKNVVFGNGGHKNNMAKGINELDLSDCVQCTPSYRHLPDDYPIPISSYRNSLGEKVLNDHWVSVTSGSEDYSFKHMRKNQYEESLFRCEDDRFELDMLLESVNAAIKRVETLLEKINNDTVSTPICIKDHLSELNLRCIERLYGDNGLDVMDLLKKNSHVALPVILTRLKQKQEEWARCRFDFRKVWADVYAKNHHKSLDHRSFYFKQQDSKNLSTKGLVAEIKDISDRKHKEDPLHAIAVGTKPSFTPDLEFSYSDTQVHADLYQLIKYYCEEICASEQSDKVMKLWVTFLEPMFGVPSRSQTSEAMIDVAKSKDNQEQEEACEAVKDSTCDVSVVSNLKLLTPTTTPTKENPTVQGSSVAQETIQQDNLHVGAAMNIEDTQPPKPVSPPRKDLLMEGVENRSDIVMGEQKVEREEGELSPTESYEQDSFEVYRDNGVESVQKLTDNKEKEHKEGAVCTEAGTKSNTLPKDDGNKITQKLSEANENASKDIAAVGKFGGQVSSDEEHKGAMNCDRLRSEDGSSFLTISERYLQPVKPLAKHVPVKLQVSESNSPNDSRVFYGNDSCYVLFRLHQMLYERIQSAKIHSERKWKAPDPDNTSPDSYTRFMDALYNLLDGSSDNTKFEDECRAIIGAQSYVLFTLDKLVQKFVKHLHVVAADETDTKLLQLYTYENYRKPGRFFDIVYHENTRALLHDQNIYRIEYSSAQTRLAFQLMNNGNDQPEVTAVTVEPGFANYLQNDFLSLVPDEERPGLFLKRNKAKMSGPDESSGILRAMEGLKIINEVECKMACSSSKVKYEPNTSDLLYRRKQKKPNGLDKDKTPSSSEISRKRRLSRFHMCLNRRLAALP, from the exons ATGAAGAGGGTTAGAGAAGAGGTTTACGTTGAAGCTCAGACACGAGGACAAACTGTTTCGTCTCGTGGAGAAAC AAATGGGAGTAGGCCTTTAACGATAGGTGGAGGAGGGGACATGGGAGGGCTAACAACGAACGATGCTTTGAGCTATCTCAAAGCTGTGAAGGATATGTTCCAAGACAAGAAAGACAAGTACGACACTTTCCTTGAACTCATGAAGGAGTTTAAAGCTCAGAG AGTTAACACTGATGGCGTCATAGAAAAAGTGAAGGAGTTGTTCAAGGGCTATGACGACCTGCTTTTGGGTTTTAATACCTTCTTGCCTAAGGGCTACAGAATAACCCTTCCGGAGAAGAAGCCTGTGGCTTTCGAAGAAGCTATCGATTTTGTGAACAAGATCAAG GCGCGGTTTGGGAATGATGTACGTGCGTATAGAAGATTCCTGGACATTTTGAACATCTATAAGAAGGAAGGCAAGTCCATCTCCTCTGTCTATCAAGAG GTTACTCTATTGTTCCAGGGCCATGAAGATCTGCTTGCTGAGTTTGTTAGTTTCTTACCTAATAATTCAGGATCAGGATCAGGTTCTGCTCAACACCCTCTTTCCGCAAGGAATGCGCTACCTGCCATGCATCCAATGCATTTTGACAAG AGAATGAAATTTGGGAGTAGGCCTGATGAGTATACTGATCAACGAGAAGATGGTGACGAGAATCTTGTGGCTGCTGGTGATTCTCGGGGAA AATCCCTTAATCAAGGCCAATGGCGGCAGGTAGAAGACAACGAGGATGGTCATAAAAATGTAGTCTTTGGCAACGGAGGCCACAAAAATAATATGGCCAAGGGTATAAATGAACTGGATCTTTCTGACTGTGTACAATGTACACCAAGCTATCGTCACCTGCCAGATGAT TATCCCATTCCCATTTCAAGCTACAGAAATTCACTGGGTGAAAAGGTACTTAATGATCACTGGGTATCTGTCACATCGGGGAGTGAGGATTACTCATTCAAACACATGCGTAAAAACCAGTATGAAGAAAGCTTGTTTCGGTGTGAAGATGACAG GTTTGAGTTGGATATGTTATTAGAGTCTGTGAATGCAGCCATTAAGCGTGTTGAAACTCTTCTGGAGAAGATCAATAACGACACAGTCTCTACACCAATTTGTATCAAAGATCACTTATCAG AGCTGAACCTAAGATGCATTGAGCGGTTGTATGGGGATAATGGGCTTGACGTTATGGATCTTCTGAAGAAGAATTCTCATGTCGCTTTACCGGTGATACTAACTCGCTTGAAGCAGAAACAAGAAGAATGGGCTAGGTGTCGCTTTGATTTCAGGAAAGTATGGGCTGATGTATATGCTAAGAATCATCACAAGTCACTAGATCACCGTAGCTTCTATTTCAAGCAGCAGGACTCCAAGAATCTTAGCACAAAAG GCTTAGTGGCAGAAATAAAAGATATCAGTGATAGAAAGCATAAAGAAGACCCACTTCATGCCATTGCTGTCGGAACTAAGCCTTCTTTTACCCCAGACTTGGAGTTTAGTTATTCTGATACTCAAGTTCATGCTGACCTATATCAACTAATCAAGTATTACTGCGAAGAAATATGTGCTTCTGAACAATCGGATAAAGTAATGAAGCTGTGGGTAACCTTTTTGGAGCCCATGTTTGGAGTTCCTTCTAGGTCTCAAACTAGCGAGGCAATGATAGATGTGGCCAAGTCCAAAGACAACCAAGAGCAGGAAGAGGCATGTGAGGCAGTGAAGGACAGCACATGTGACGTTTCTGTTGTTTCAAACCTAAAACTACTAACACCTACAACAACACCTACCAAAGAAAACCCAACAGTACAAGGAAGCTCTGTCGCACAAGAAACCATTCAGCAAGATAATCTGCATGTTGGCGCAGCTATGAATATTGAG GATACCCAGCCTCCAAAGCCGGTTTCACCACCCAGAAAGGATCTGTTAATGGAGGGTGTAGAGAATCGTAGTGATATAGTAATGGGAGAGCAAAAGGTTGAGCGAGAAGAGGGTGAATTATCTCCCACTGAAAGTTATGAGCAAGACAGTTTTGAGGTTTATAGAGACAATGGCGTTGAGTCTGTTCAGAAACTGACAGACAATAAAGAGAAGGAGCACAAAGAAGGTGCAGTCTGTACTGAAGCCGGAACAAAGAGCAACACTCTCCCTAAAGATGATGGAAATAAAATTACTCAAAAGCTGTCTGAAGCGAATGAAAACGCCTCTAAAGATATTGCCGCAGTAGGCAAATTTGGTGGCCAAGTTTCTTCCGATGAAGAGCATAAAGGAGCTATGAACTGTGATCGGCTTCGCAGTGAAGATGGCTCCTCCTTTCTCACAATTTCAGAACGGTATCTGCAACCTGTAAAGCCCCTTGCAAAGCATGTGCCTGTGAAACTACAAGTCAGTGAAAGTAACTCTCCGAATGATTCTCGAGTTTTCTATGGGAATGATTCCTGTTATGTGCTTTTTAGGCTTCATCAA ATGTTGTACGAGAGAATACAATCTGCAAAGATACATTCAGAGAGGAAATGGAAAGCTCCAGATCCAGATAACACATCTCCTGATTCTTATACCAG GTTTATGGATGCTCTCTATAATTTACTTGATGGCTCGAGTGATAATACAAAGTTTGAAGATGAATGTCGAGCTATTATTGGAGCACAATCATATGTTCTCTTCACATTGGATAAGCTAGTTCAGAAGTTTGTCAAGCAT CTTCATGTAGTTGCGGCTGATGAGACAGACACAAAGCTACTGCAACTATACACATATGAGAACTACAGAAAACCGGGGAGGTTCTTTGATATAGTGTACCATGAGAATACACGAGCCCTTCTCCATGATCAGAACATATACCGGATTGAATAT TCATCTGCTCAAACCCGTCTGGCATTTCAACTTATGAACAACGGGAACGATCAGCCTGAAGTTACAGCTGTAACGGTGGAACCAGGTTTTGCAAATTATCTGCAGAATGACTTTCTTTCGCTTGTACCTGATGAAGAAAGACCTGGTCTATTTCTGAAGAG GAACAAGGCGAAAATGAGCGGTCCAGATGAATCTTCAGGGATACTGCGTGCAATGGAAGGGTTGAAGATTATCAATGAGGTCGAATGTAAGATGGCTTGCAGTTCTTCCAAG GTCAAGTATGAACCAAACACATCAGATCTTCTGTATAGACGCAAGCAGAAGAAACCAAATGGACTTGACAAGGATAAAACTCCTAGTAGCAGTGAAATCTCGAGAAAGAGAAGACTATCGCGTTTTCACATGTGTCTGAACCGTAGACTTGCTGCCTTGCCTTAA
- the LOC106341916 gene encoding pyruvate dehydrogenase E1 component subunit alpha-1, mitochondrial-like, which produces MALSRLTSRSNGISRPLSTAFGRFISTDTTPITIETSLPFTAHLCDPPSRSVESSTQELLDFFRTMALMRRMEIAADSLYKAKLIRGFCHLYDGQEAVAIGMEAAITKKDAIITAYRDHCIFLGRGGSLYEVFAELMGRQDGCSKGKGGSMHFYKKDSSFYGGHGIVGAQVPLGCGIAFAQKYVKEEAVTFAMYGDGAANQGQLFEALNISALWDLPSILVCENNHYGMGTAEWRAAKSPSYYKRGDYVPGLKVDGMDAFAVKQACKFAKEHALKNGPIILEMDTYRYHGHSMSDPGSTYRTRDEISGVRQERDPIERIKKLVLSHDLATEKELKDMEKEIRKEVDDAIAKAKDCSMPEPSELFTNVYVKGFGTKSFGADRKEVKAALP; this is translated from the exons ATGGCTCTATCACGCCTAACATCGCGATCTAACGGCATCTCTCGTCCTCTCTCCACCGCCTTCGGCCGCTTCATCTCAACCGACACCACGCCGATCACGATCGAAACTTCGCTTCCTTTCACCGCTCACTTATGCGACCCACCCTCTCGCTCCGTCGAATCATCAACTCAAGAGCTTCTCGATTTCTTCCGAACCATGGCTCTGATGCGACGGATGGAAATAGCAGCCGATTCGCTTTACAAAGCGAAGCTAATCCGAGGGTTTTGCCACCTCTACGACGGACAGGAAGCGGTAGCCATCGGAATGGAGGCGGCGATCACGAAGAAAGACGCCATCATCACGGCGTATCGCGACCACTGCATCTTCCTAGGTCGCGGAGGTTCGCTGTACGAGGTGTTCGCGGAGCTTATGGGGAGACAAGACGGTTGCTCGAAAGGGAAAGGTGGATCGATGCATTTCTATAAGAAGGATTCGTCCTTTTACGGTGGGCATGGGATTGTTGGTGCTCAGGTTCCTTTAGGTTGTGGAATTGCTTTCGCGCAGAAGTATGTTAAGGAGGAGGCTGTGACGTTCGCTATGTATGGTGATGGTGCTGCGAATCAGGGGCAGCTTTTTGAAGCTTTGAATATTTCTGCTCTTTGGGATTTGCCTTCCATTCTCGTCTGCGAGAACAATCACT ATGGGATGGGAACTGCTGAGTGGAGAGCTGCCAAGAGCCCCTCTTACTATAAGCGTGGTGATTACGTTCCTGGTTTGAAG GTAGATGGTATGGATGCATTTGCTGTCAAACAAGCGTGCAAATTTGCTAAAGAGCATGCCTTGAAGAATGGACCGATA ATTCTTGAAATGGACACGTACAGGTACCATGGCCACTCCATGTCTGACCCTGGGAGCACATACCGTACAAGAGATGAGATATCTGGTGTGAGACAG GAACGAGATCCAATTGAGAGAATAAAGAAGCTGGTACTATCCCATGACCTAGCAACCGAGAAGGAGCTTAAG GATATGGAGAAGGAAATTAGAAAAGAGGTAGATGACGCCATTGCCAAAGCTAAG GATTGCTCAATGCCAGAGCCTTCTGAGCTTTTCACCAATGTGTACGTGAAGGGATTTGGCACCAAG TCATTTGGAGCTGACAGAAAAGAAGTCAAAGCTGCGCTTCCATGA
- the LOC106341915 gene encoding formin-like protein 7 — MSFLFRKNGSSSRRRIKEKLRGRNSDRGKREDEERVRYEGGSDSLPPPPSPWGFLFPEDFVRIDGNLKAVIVDEEGLDVIYWKKLLELENSGKIKKNPKPRRGPGEKSDGGFRRAGADEEDDGGFYRGSGSNQRGDESIEEAFSFHVKNSQSSGGEVGDESNNGGEVSDYGKQSQSKFQAPGGSSSPSQIPPNQITGGCGRYPPLPLPPGQLAAAIASSSTSSLPLTVNQAVPNVPANQKPPPPSPPQLAGAPPPPPPPLPAKKAPAPPPPPPPGKKAPGPPPPPPMSKTGPPKPPGHGKGPTKAAESSSAISKTEDPAQPKLKPLHWDKVNPDASHSMVWHRIDGGSFNFDGDLMEALFGYVGARKPSEANTVPQKPTVSTTQTYILDPRKSQNKAIVLKSLGMTKEEIIDLLTEGHDADSDTLEKLSGIAPTPEEQTEIIDFSGDPTKLADAESLLFHILRAVPSAFNRFNVMLFKINYGSEVAQQKGSLQTLESACNELRARGLFMKLLEAILKAGNRMNAGTARGNAQAFNLTALRKLSDVKSVDGKTTLLHFVVEEVVRSEGKRAAMNKISNENTGGDIADASREEQEIEFIKLGLPIIGGLSSEFTNVKKAAGIDYDSFVATTLALGTRLKETKRLLEQSKGKEDGCLTKLRSFFESAEEELRVITEEQLRIMDLVKKTTNYYQAGALKERNLFQLFVIIRDFLGMVDNACSEIARSQRKQRPAATVAGASTSTAATPTAAAPQRNAVRFPILPPNFMSEHSRYSSSDSDSDS; from the exons ATGTCTTTCCTTTTCCGTAAGAACGGAAGTAGTTCGCGGAGGCGGATCAAAGAAAAACTTCGAGGTCGGAACTCAGATCGCGGGAAGAGAGAAGACGAGGAGAGAGTAAGATATGAAGGCGGATCCGATTCGTTACCTCCACCGCCTTCTCCATGGGGTTTTCTCTTCCCGGAGGATTTCGTTCGAATCGACGGAAATCTCAAAGCAGTTATTGTAGATGAAGAAGGATTAGATGTGATTTACTGGAAAAAGCTACTTGAGCTTGAAAATAGCGGGAAAATCAAGAAAAACCCCAAACCGAGAAGAGGTCCCGGTGAGAAATCGGACGGTGGATTTAGAAGAGCTGGAGCAGATGAAGAAGACGATGGAGGATTCTACAGAGGATCGGGCAGTAATCAGAGGGGAGATGAATCGATTGAAGAGGCGTTTTCGTTTCATGTGAAGAACTCTCAATCTTCGGGTGGTGAAGTTGGAGATGAGAGTAATAATGGAG GCGAAGTTAGTGATTATGGAAAACAATCCCAATCCAAGTTTCAAGCTCCTGGCGGCTCCTCTTCTCCCTCCCAGATTCCGCCGAACCAAATCACTGGCGGCTGCGGTCGTTATCCTCCACTTCCGCTTCCTCCAGGTCAATTAGCGGCCGCAATTGCCTCGTCCTCTACATCGTCACTGCCTCTTACAGTTAACCAAGCTGTACCAAATGTTCCGGCTAACCAAAAGCCACCACCTCCATCTCCTCCGCAATTAGCTGGGGCACCACCTCCGCCTCCACCACCTCTTCCGGCTAAAAAAGCACCTGCTCCACCACCTCCTCCTCCTCCGGGTAAGAAGGCACCTGGGCCGCCGCCACCGCCTCCAATGTCTAAAACCGGGCCCCCTAAACCACCAGGACATGGGAAAGGACCGACCAAGGCAGCTGAGAGTTCTTCAGCCATAAGCAAAACGGAGGATCCAGCGCAGCCAAAGCTCAAGCCTTTACATTGGGATAAGGTTAATCCTGATGCTAGCCACTCAATGGTGTGGCATAGGATCGATGGTGGCTCCTTCAA CTTTGATGGTGATCTCATGGAGGCTCTGTTTGGATACGTTGGCGCTCGAAAGCCAAGTGAAGCTAACACTGTACCGCAGAAACCGACTGTTTCAACCACGCAGACTTACATTCTCGACCCTCGGAAATCTCAGAACAAAGCAATTGTGCTTAAATCTTTGGGAATGACTAAGGAGGAGATCATTGACTTGTTAACAGAAGGCCATGATGCTGATTCTGATACACTTGAGAAGCTTTCTGGTATAGCTCCAACGCCAGAAGAACAGACAGAGATCATAGACTTCAGTGGCGACCCAACGAAACTTGCTGATGCGGAATCTCTACTGTTTCACATCTTACGAGCAGTTCCTTCAGCGTTTAACCGGTTCAACGTCATGCTCTTCAAGATCAACTACGGTTCAGAGGTTGCTCAGCAAAAGGGATCTTTACAGACGCTTGAATCCGCATGCAACGAGCTCCGTGCTCGTGGTCTGTTCATGAAACTTCTAGAGGCAATCTTGAAAGCAGGTAACAGAATGAACGCTGGAACAGCTCGTGGGAATGCTCAGGCTTTTAATCTGACAGCTCTAAGAAAACTGTCTGATGTGAAGAGTGTTGATGGGAAAACTACTTTGCTTCACTTTGTTGTTGAAGAAGTTGTAAGATCTGAGGGAAAACGAGCTGCGATGAATAAGATCTCCAATGAAAATACAGGTGGTGATATTGCAGATGCATCTAGAGAAGAACAAGAGATTGAATTCATAAAGCTTGGTTTACCCATTATTGGTGGCCTTAGTTCAGAGTTCACCAATGTGAAGAAAGCAGCTGGAATCGATTATGACTCGTTTGTAGCCACGACCTTGGCTTTAGGGACCCGGTTGAAAGAAACAAAAAGGCTATTAGAACAAAGCAAAGGGAAAGAAGATGGGTGTTTGACAAAGTTGAGATCTTTCTTTGAATCTGCAGAGGAAGAACTGAGAGTTATTACAGAGGAACAGCTCAGGATAATGGACTTGGTGAAGAAAACCACGAATTATTACCAAGCTGGAGCATTGAAAGAGAGGAACCTGTTTCAGCTGTTTGTTATAATCCGTGATTTCTTAGGGATGGTTGATAATGCTTGTAGTGAGATCGCGAGGAGTCAACGGAAGCAGAGACCAGCAGCAACGGTAGCAGGAGCATCAACGTCGACAGCAGCAACACCGACCGCAGCTGCACCGCAGAGAAACGCGGTTAGGTTTCCGATTCTGCCCCCAAATTTCATGTCAGAGCATTCAAGGTACAGTTCAAGTGACTCGGATTCAGATTCTTGA